In the genome of Synergistales bacterium, the window GCCGCAGGGTCAGGGACTCCACGGTTTTCCCGTCAATGGTCAAGGGATGATCCAGCTTGATTTCAGTCGTCATATATCAGCCTCCGTTGTTATAAGTGTTAAGTGGTTAAGTGTTAAGTGGTTAAGAAAAAGACTTGAAACTTAACACTTAAAACTTAACACTTTTACAGTCCCAGGTTTTCCCGCACGCTCTGCAGGTAGTCCTCGCCCTCGATCTTGCAGATAAAGTTGTACTTGTCGATTTCGATTTTTTCCGTTCCGTCCACAAGCACCTTGATGTAGTTGACCTCGAATTCGCTGACCGCTTCCTGGGCCGCGCCCACGTCGAGCTTTCCAAGCTGGGTGTTTTTCGGCACGGCCTTGACCACGACTTTGAGCGCCTTGGTTAGATACTTGCCGTCGGATGCGTCGTATACCTGGACGGACCCGCGCAAATCCAGTTGGTGCGCCTGCGGTTTCGCCAAAATCGTGGTGTTGCCGGTGATTACAC includes:
- a CDS encoding phage major tail tube protein, producing the protein MSNPVPEKLINFRVYLDGTDLLGNSDVELPNLEAMTDTVKGAGVAGEVDSPVLGHYGSMSLTMNWRVITGNTTILAKPQAHQLDLRGSVQVYDASDGKYLTKALKVVVKAVPKNTQLGKLDVGAAQEAVSEFEVNYIKVLVDGTEKIEIDKYNFICKIEGEDYLQSVRENLGL